The Podospora pseudocomata strain CBS 415.72m chromosome 1 map unlocalized CBS415.72m_1, whole genome shotgun sequence genome has a segment encoding these proteins:
- a CDS encoding uncharacterized protein (EggNog:ENOG503NYUF) — MCVQAGNHEQYLIPYLNNDAYPVDLAEVSNLIYWMARIQSHLGLGPRGFGRWNHQLLPSHVAFPAIESATKARRLALNNMHENYANAEYTIIHDIDLVNFPWSDDGSRCIAMILSTWFTRGWTALELFMSKRVLVLSKTQLGILNH, encoded by the coding sequence ATGTGCGTGCAGGCCGGGAATCACGAACAGTACCTCATTCCCTATCTGAATAACGATGCTTACCCGGTCGATCTGGCTGAAGTATCGAATCTTATCTACTGGATGGCAAGGATCCAATCCCATCTTGGGCTTGGCCCCAGGGGATTCGGTCGATGGaaccaccagctcctgcCTTCACATGTCGCATTCCCAGCCATCGAGAGCGCCACCAAGGCTCGACGGCTAGCTCTCAACAATATGCACGAAAACTACGCCAACGCCGAATACACCATCATCCATGATATAGACCTCGTCAACTTCCCCTGGAGCGACGACGGCAGCCGTTGTATCGCCATGATCCTTTCAACTTGGTTCACACGCGGCTGGACTGCCTTGGAGCTGTTCATGTCAaagagggtgttggtgttgtcaaAGACCCAGCTGGGGATTCTGAACCACTGA
- a CDS encoding uncharacterized protein (EggNog:ENOG503PDK7; COG:B) — MYQLRPLLLFSLGVLVTAVRGDNSADSNNAIPDVNFDLEGEHAGELPSPWEGPSHCISGDHCLYFNPEGNNHNGQVLITTSNYAYFTATFPKITSETQISSDSFHLAPIPGKGNGFVAGRLIKKGEVIMQRQPSFLVHADAHIDMKPEVQEKIYQIALSKLSKDAQEKFLSQFGDGVRAKIDKNSFRIVIDPSGDKESGHLGVFVDVSGFNHDCRPNVHYRITNTTHTTVAVRDIHPGDELTISYIYGIARRSTRQKELQDWGFECTCSQCTLNSLETAASDARVKEIKRLEEEIEDKMSRRGEDIKPEMGGKLVDIYLEEKLFAYLAPTYVRAALIYSMFGNEAKAKEYAEEAVDALTREYGTHAKDIQSMRELAADVKGHWSWGIKVVSEEKEQKTWKLGQGKGKKNETGEAGAKKERKIREKIGKKAGKTVKEAKAKKDEL; from the exons ATGTATCAACTCCGACCTCTTCTCCTATTCTCTCTTGGTGTCCTTGTGACAGCCGTACGGGGAGACAATTCAGCGGATTCCAACAATGCGATTCCAGACGTCAACTTTGACTTAGAGGGGGAACACGCTGGTGAACTCCCCTCACCATGGGAAGGCCCCTCTCACTGTATCTCTGGGGACCATTGCCTCTACTTCAACCCAGAAGGCAACAATCACAACGGCCAGGTCCTCATCACAACGTCAAATTATGCCTACTTCACAGCAACGTTCCCCAAGATCACTTCCGAAACCCAAATCTCATCTGATTCCTTCCACCTCGCTCCCATCCCAGGAAAAGGGAATGGATTCGTGGCAGGCCGGCTGATCAAAAAGGGCGAGGTGATCATGCAACGGCAGCCCTCTTTCTTGGTGCATGCCGACGCGCATATCGACATGAAGCCCGAGGTGCAGGAGAAGATCTACCAGATTGCACTGTCAAAGCTGTCCAAGGACGCCCAGGAAAAGTTTTTGTCGCAGTTCGGCGATGGTGTCAGGGCCAAGATCGATAAGAACAGCTTCCGGATCGTGATTGATCCATCCGGTGATAAGGAGAGCGGGCACTTGGGTGTGTTTGTGGATGTTAGTGGGTTCAACCATGATTGCAGGCCAAA CGTTCATTaccgcatcaccaacaccactcaCACCACCGTTGCCGTTCGGGACATCCACCCTGGAGACGAGCTGACTATCAGCTACATTTACGGCATCGCTCGCAGGTCCACCCGCCAAAAGGAGCTGCAAGACTGGGGCTTCGAGTGCACTTGCTCTCAATGCaccctcaacagccttgaAACCGCCGCCTCCGACGCCAGAGTCAAGGAGATCAAACGTCTCGAGGAGGAAATTGAGGACAAGATGTCCAGAAGAGGGGAAGATATCAAGCCTGAGATGGGAGGAAAGTTGGTGGACATATATCTTGAGGAAAAGCTCTTTGCCTATCTGGCACCGACATACGTGAGAGCTGCGCTGATTTACAGCATGTTTGGGAACGAGGCGAAAGCGAAGGAATATGCCGAGGAAGCTGTAGATGCATTGACAAGAGAGTATGGAACCCATGCAAAGGATATCCAGAGTATGCGGGAACTTGCAGCCGACGTCAAGGGGcattggagttgggggatcAAGGTTGTGAGTGAGGAGAAGGAACAAAAGACGTGGAAGTTGGGtcaagggaagggaaagaagaatGAGACGGGTGAAGCCggcgccaagaaggagagaaagatTAGAGAGAAGATCGGGAAGAAGGCTGGAAAGACAGTTAAGGAGGcaaaggcgaagaaggatgaACTGTAA